In Zingiber officinale cultivar Zhangliang chromosome 1A, Zo_v1.1, whole genome shotgun sequence, a genomic segment contains:
- the LOC122038370 gene encoding ORM1-like protein 3 has protein sequence MVKLYVHTVPPPDLNKNTEWFMYPGVWTTYIFILFFSWLLVLSFFGCSAGMAWTVVNLFHFSVTYYFFHWKKGTPFAEDQGIYNNLTWWEQIDNGKQLTRNRKFLTVVPVVLYLIASHTTDYRHPMLFLNTLAVAVLVIAKFPNMHKVRIFGING, from the exons ATGGTGAAGCTCTACGTGCACACGGTGCCTCCGCCGGATCTGAACAAGAACACTGAGTGGTTCATGTACCCCGGCGTCTGGACCACCTACatattcatcctcttcttctcctggCTCCTCGTCCTCTCCTTCTTCGGCTGCTCCGCTGGCATGGCTTGGACCGTCGTCAATCTCTTCCACTTCTCG GTCACATATTACTTCTTCCACTGGAAAAAGGGTACTCCGTTCGCCGAAGATCAGGGTATATATAATAACTTGACCTGGTGGGAGCAGATAGATAATGGCAAGCAACTAACACGTAACAGGAAATTTTTGACTGTGGTACCTGTTGTCCT GTATCTTATAGCGTCACACACAACTGACTACCGACACCCAATGCTATTCCTGAATACTCTTGCAGTGGCGGTATTGGTGATTGCCAAGTTCCCCAACATGCACAAGGTCCGGATCTTCGGAATCAATGGTTAA